In Polypterus senegalus isolate Bchr_013 chromosome 12, ASM1683550v1, whole genome shotgun sequence, the following are encoded in one genomic region:
- the adora2aa gene encoding adenosine A2a receptor a, whose translation MVTKDVVYIILELVIAVLSVLGNVLVCWAVYLNSNLQNITNFFVVSLAVADIAVGVLAIPFAITISTGFCAHFYGCLFIACFVLVLTQSSIFSLLAIAVDRYIAIKIPLRYNGLVTGQRAQGIIALCWVLSVIIGLTPMLGWNSRKQEINETCPEEMMKCFFKNVVTMDYMVYFNFFACVLVPLLFMLGIYLRIFMAARHQLKQIELKVVHGEKSRSILQKEIHAAKSLAFIVGLFALCWLPLHIINCFDLFCEQCEKPPVIVLNLAIILSHANSVVNPFIYAYRIREFRHTFRKIIRRHILGKKEHFFKGTGCGNTSNGSKRASMVDNASIKANGLAVKVNTGKHDNETEPKSTENNLGKLTEYKTQVVSYQNGYIVELPLPPLQKHPLQPPNRESGEPTENGDTSEINVNQEKGQVQTEVHVNLTLQDKDVWYPDLSEVS comes from the exons ATGGTAACAAAAGATGTGGTCTACATTATCCTGGAGCTGGTGATTGCCGTGCTCTCTGTGCTGGGCAATGTGCTGGTTTGTTGGGCTGTGTACCTAAACAGCAATCTGCAGAACATTACCAACTTCTTTGTGGTGTCACTTGCTGTGGCAGACATTGCTGTGGGCGTACTTGCTATACCTTTTGCAATTACCATTAGTACTGGATTTTGCGCTCACTTTTATGGTTGCCTGTTTATCGCCTGCTTTGTGCTGGTACTGACTCAGAGCTCCATCTTCAGTCTCCTGGCTATTGCAGTTGACCGCTACATAGCCATTAAGATCCCACTCAG GTATAATGGTCTGGTGACAGGCCAGCGAGCGCAAGGAATCATTGCTCTCTGCTGGGTGCTCTCAGTCATTATTGGATTGACACCAATGCTGGGCTGGAATTCTCGAAAACAAGAGATCAACGAAACGTGCCCAGAAGAAATGATGAaatgctttttcaaaaatgtggtAACAATGGACTACATGGTTTATTTCAACTTCTTTGCTTGCGTCCTGGTGCCCTTATTGTTTATGCTAGGCATTTACTTAAGGATCTTTATGGCTGCACGGCATCAGCTCAAGCAGATTGAACTCAAAGTAGTCCATGGTGAGAAGTCACGTTCAATACTTCAGAAGGAGATTCATGCTGCAAAATCATTAGCTTTCATTGTTGGCCTGTTTGCACTCTGCTGGCTGCCCCTGCATATTATCAACTGCTTTGACCTATTTTGTGAACAGTGTGAAAAACCACCAGTAATTGTCCTAAACCTAGCAATTATACTGTCTCATGCCAATTCTGTGGTGAATCCCTTCATTTATGCTTATCGAATAAGGGAGTTTAGACACACTTTCCGCAAGATAATTAGACGCCACATTTTAGGAAAGAAGgagcatttttttaaaggaaCTGGTTGTGGCAATACTAGCAATGGCTCAAAACGTGCCAGCATGGTGGACAATGCCAGCATCAAAGCCAATGGCTTGGCTGTCAAAGTAAACACAGGAAAACATGACAATGAAACTGAGCCTAAAAGTACAGAGAATAACTTGGGAAAACTCACAGAATACAAAACACAGGTGGTTTCTTATCAAAATGGATACATTGTGGAACTTCCATTGCCACCTTTACAAAAACACCCACTCCAACCTCCCAACAGAGAGTCAGGAGAGCCTACAGAGAATGGAGACACATCAGAAATTAATGTAAACCAAGAAAAAGGACAAGTGCAAACTGAGGTCCATGTTAACCTGACATTGCAGGACAAAGATGTCTGGTATCCAGATCTCTCAGAAGTATCATGA